The DNA segment TGGgtttttggttattaaaaaaaaaataagtccagCCCGAGTAATACAAAAAGTTGactaacataatgcattactttttaagtaACACGATTAGTTACTTTTatatggagtaatgcaatattgtaactttccccaacactgctcatGAACGAAACTGTTTAACATCTAGAGGCTCTTGACTTACTTGCAGTGACAAACGCATCTTCTTTTCTTCATCCAGTTCGTTCATGAGCAGCTTGATCTCTCTTCTGAAACACAGCGCCGTTACATTTAGAGAAAAATAAGGATAGGAAGCCCAATACAGCATGCATTCATGTTACACAAACTTGTGCTGAGTCCTCAGTGTGTCCAGTTCATCTCGTAGCTCTCGGAGCTCTGCTCTGATCTGCTCCATAGTGCCGGGGCCCCACGGGGCCGCTCGCGGTTTAGCGGCTAACGCCGAGAGATACGCCGGGAGCCGAGTCGTGCTTGTGCCAGAAGAAGAGCTGCTGACGGGCTCCTGACAAACAACATCAAAGGGACAATCCTAATCGTCTCAGTTCAGGGGCCTCGTGCTGCCAGGGGCCACACAAGACTAACAGGAGGTGCTGAGTAAGTTActcttaaaacatatttcattagtAGCCACTGACCACACCTTCAACAGAA comes from the Cyprinus carpio isolate SPL01 chromosome B21, ASM1834038v1, whole genome shotgun sequence genome and includes:
- the LOC122141200 gene encoding SH3 domain-containing kinase-binding protein 1-like isoform X2, with the translated sequence MSAADEEAGQEMNEVTQEPDLLALRFLYSNTDTPRDTTEPVSSSSSGTSTTRLPAYLSALAAKPRAAPWGPGTMEQIRAELRELRDELDTLRTQHKREIKLLMNELDEEKKMRLSLQIEVEHLKKHMSK